From Pseudomonadota bacterium, a single genomic window includes:
- a CDS encoding DUF924 domain-containing protein: MVEAAEVLAFWFGEIRADGSVDGQRAALWWKKDPLTDETIRGRFEPLVRQAASGERDSWAETAEGRLALIICLDQFPRNIYRQDPRAWAFDAIAQRLCLEGLDRGHDQRLPVIQRVFHYMPLEHAEDRDLQQRCLERFEQLQVDAPPALQEACAAYLSYAEQHHAIIQRFGRFPHRNQVLGRKSTEEETAFLKQPGSSF; this comes from the coding sequence ATGGTCGAGGCAGCAGAGGTCCTAGCGTTTTGGTTCGGCGAGATCCGCGCGGATGGAAGCGTCGACGGCCAGCGCGCCGCGCTGTGGTGGAAGAAGGATCCCCTGACCGACGAGACCATCCGCGGGCGCTTCGAGCCGCTGGTGCGGCAGGCTGCGTCGGGAGAGCGCGACAGCTGGGCAGAGACGGCAGAGGGCCGGCTGGCGCTGATCATCTGCCTCGATCAGTTCCCCCGCAATATCTACCGCCAGGACCCACGCGCTTGGGCCTTCGACGCGATCGCCCAACGCCTCTGCCTGGAGGGCCTGGACCGCGGCCACGATCAGCGGCTACCGGTGATCCAGCGCGTCTTCCATTACATGCCGCTGGAGCACGCCGAGGATCGCGACTTGCAGCAGCGCTGCCTCGAGCGCTTCGAGCAGCTACAGGTCGACGCGCCGCCGGCGCTGCAGGAGGCCTGCGCCGCTTACCTGAGCTACGCCGAGCAGCATCACGCGATTATCCAGCGCTTTGGCCGCTTTCCGCACCGCAACCAGGTTTTGGGCCGGAAGTCGACCGAGGAGGAGACGGCGTTTCTCAAGCAACCCGGGTCGTCATTCTGA
- the uvrA gene encoding excinuclease ABC subunit UvrA → MELDHILIRGARQHNLAVDELRVPKKQLVVFTGVSGSGKSSLAFDTIYAEGQRRYVESLSSYARQFLGQMDKPAYEHIRGLTPTIAIEQKSASNNPRSTVGTITEVYDYLRVLYARVGVQHCPSCTRVVASLSTDQIIARLQQLRGPQLLAAPLVEHRKGEYRELLLERGQRGFARARIDGALCRLDADALPALDKRRKHTIELVVDRVDPSRTPRERLADAVETVLREGRGVLLAIPAGPAEAPTALRLSQERACADCGIGLPALSPQSFSFNSPLGMCPTCNGLGRALEIDPALVVPDPSRSIRGGALEPWAATMERGSGWSFGIFQALERQHGLDLDRPWAELPAAQRELVLHGTGEAELRVRWRGARSTGQWRTRFEGVVPTLMRRLRETKSDAMRDYYQRFLSDHACRDCAGSRLRPESRAVRVAGLSLPELVALPVGRATERLQGLALTGADATIAGELLKEIGARLDFLRAVGLDYLTLERPGPTLAGGEAQRIRLASQLGSELSGVTYVLDEPSIGLHQRDNRRLIDTLLRLRDGGNTVVVVEHDRETIESADHVVDFGPGAGRAGGKVVFAGSPRALRRADTLTGRYLGGRAKIALPARRRTGHGMLTLVGAREHNLKQVTCDFPLGTFVAVTGVSGAGKSSLITATLYPALCRQLHGGRAPVGAHDALRGLEQLDKVIHIDQAPIGRTPRSNPATYTKAFDELRAVFSRTADARARGYGPGRFSFNVAGGRCEACDGDGVRRVEMHFLPDVYVPCEVCRGRRYNAATLEVRYHGLNIADVLELSVAEALERFAVYPRLRGILETLRDVGLEYMHLGQGAPTLSGGEAQRVKLSRELAKRSTGKTLYVLDEPTTGLHFEDIRKLLAVLDRLVEGGNTVIVIEHNLDVIKCADHVLDLGPEGGERGGAIVCAGTPEQLAAHPASITGHYLRELLG, encoded by the coding sequence ATGGAGCTGGACCACATCCTGATCCGGGGCGCCCGGCAGCATAACCTGGCCGTCGACGAGCTGCGCGTGCCCAAGAAGCAGCTCGTCGTCTTCACCGGCGTCAGCGGCTCGGGCAAGTCCTCGCTCGCCTTCGACACGATCTACGCCGAGGGACAGCGGCGCTATGTCGAGTCGCTCTCCAGCTACGCGCGGCAGTTTCTCGGGCAGATGGACAAGCCGGCCTACGAGCACATCCGGGGCCTCACCCCGACGATCGCGATCGAGCAGAAGAGCGCCTCGAACAACCCACGTTCCACCGTCGGCACGATCACCGAGGTCTACGACTACCTGCGCGTGCTCTACGCGCGCGTCGGCGTACAGCACTGCCCGAGCTGCACGCGCGTCGTCGCGTCGCTCTCTACCGATCAAATCATCGCCCGCCTGCAGCAGCTCAGGGGCCCTCAGCTCCTCGCCGCCCCCCTCGTCGAGCATCGCAAAGGCGAGTATCGCGAGCTGCTGCTCGAACGCGGCCAGCGCGGCTTTGCTCGCGCGCGCATCGATGGCGCCCTCTGCCGCCTCGACGCCGACGCCCTGCCGGCGCTCGACAAGCGCCGCAAGCATACGATCGAGCTGGTCGTCGACCGCGTCGACCCCAGTCGCACGCCGCGCGAGCGCCTGGCCGACGCCGTCGAGACGGTGCTGCGCGAGGGCCGTGGCGTGTTGCTCGCGATCCCGGCCGGCCCGGCCGAGGCGCCGACTGCGCTGCGCCTGAGCCAAGAGCGCGCCTGCGCCGACTGCGGCATCGGCCTGCCCGCGCTCTCGCCGCAGTCCTTCTCCTTCAACAGCCCGCTCGGCATGTGCCCGACGTGCAACGGCCTGGGACGCGCGCTGGAGATCGACCCCGCGCTGGTCGTCCCCGATCCCTCGCGCTCGATCCGCGGCGGCGCGCTGGAGCCCTGGGCCGCGACGATGGAGCGCGGCAGCGGCTGGAGCTTCGGCATCTTTCAGGCCCTGGAGCGGCAGCACGGCCTCGATCTCGACCGCCCATGGGCCGAGCTCCCCGCGGCGCAGCGCGAGCTGGTGCTGCACGGCACGGGCGAGGCCGAGCTGCGCGTGCGCTGGCGTGGCGCCCGCAGCACCGGTCAGTGGCGCACCCGCTTCGAGGGCGTCGTGCCCACGCTGATGCGGCGCCTGCGCGAGACCAAGTCGGACGCGATGCGCGACTACTACCAGCGCTTTCTCTCCGACCATGCCTGTCGCGACTGCGCGGGCAGCCGGCTGCGCCCCGAATCACGCGCCGTGCGCGTCGCCGGCCTCAGCCTGCCTGAGCTGGTGGCCCTGCCCGTCGGGCGCGCGACCGAGCGGCTGCAGGGCCTCGCGCTGACGGGAGCGGACGCCACCATCGCCGGCGAGCTGCTCAAGGAGATCGGCGCGCGCCTCGACTTCCTGCGCGCCGTCGGGCTCGACTACCTGACCCTCGAGCGCCCGGGACCGACGCTGGCCGGCGGTGAGGCGCAGCGCATTCGCCTGGCCAGCCAGCTCGGCAGCGAGCTCTCCGGCGTCACCTACGTGCTCGACGAGCCCTCGATCGGCCTGCACCAGCGCGACAATCGCCGGCTGATCGACACGCTGCTGCGCCTGCGCGACGGCGGCAACACGGTCGTCGTCGTCGAGCACGACCGCGAGACGATCGAGAGCGCCGATCACGTGGTCGACTTCGGCCCGGGTGCCGGGCGCGCGGGCGGCAAGGTCGTCTTCGCGGGCAGCCCGCGCGCGCTGCGCCGGGCCGACACGCTGACCGGCCGCTACCTGGGCGGGCGGGCCAAGATCGCCCTGCCGGCGCGGCGCCGCACCGGCCACGGCATGCTCACTCTCGTCGGCGCGCGCGAGCACAACCTCAAACAGGTCACCTGCGACTTCCCGCTCGGCACCTTCGTCGCGGTCACGGGGGTGTCGGGTGCCGGCAAGAGCTCGCTGATCACCGCCACGCTCTATCCCGCGCTCTGCCGCCAGCTCCACGGCGGCCGCGCCCCCGTCGGCGCCCACGACGCGCTGCGCGGGCTGGAGCAGCTCGACAAGGTCATTCACATCGACCAGGCGCCGATCGGGCGCACCCCGCGCTCGAACCCGGCGACCTACACCAAGGCCTTCGACGAGCTCCGCGCCGTCTTTTCGCGCACCGCCGATGCCCGCGCGCGCGGCTACGGTCCCGGGCGCTTCTCCTTCAACGTCGCCGGCGGCCGCTGCGAGGCCTGCGACGGCGACGGCGTGCGGCGCGTCGAGATGCACTTTCTCCCCGACGTCTATGTCCCCTGCGAGGTCTGTCGGGGCCGGCGCTACAACGCCGCCACCCTCGAGGTGCGTTACCACGGGCTGAACATCGCCGACGTGCTCGAGCTGAGCGTCGCCGAGGCGCTGGAGCGCTTCGCCGTCTACCCGCGCCTGCGCGGCATCCTCGAGACGCTGCGCGACGTCGGCCTCGAGTACATGCACCTCGGCCAGGGGGCGCCGACCCTCTCGGGCGGCGAGGCGCAGCGCGTCAAGCTCAGCCGCGAGCTGGCCAAGCGCAGCACCGGCAAGACGCTCTACGTGCTCGATGAGCCGACCACCGGCCTGCACTTCGAGGACATCCGCAAGCTGCTCGCCGTGCTCGATCGCCTGGTCGAGGGCGGCAACACCGTGATCGTGATCGAGCATAACCTCGACGTGATCAAGTGCGCCGATCACGTCCTCGACCTCGGCCCCGAGGGTGGCGAACGCGGCGGAGCGATCGTCTGCGCCGGCACCCCCGAACAACTCGCCGCCCACCCCGCCTCGATCACCGGCCACTACCTGCGCGAGCTGCTGGGCTGA
- a CDS encoding fumarate hydratase, whose amino-acid sequence MTDFAYQEMLPLGDDTTPYRLVTTDHVSTVATPLGRWLKVEPAGLTRLTREAMHDIAHLLRSGHLEQLSQILQDPEASTNDRFVATELLKNACIAGARVLPSCQDTGTAIVLGKKGQRVFSGDDDAEAIARGIFETYQDTSLRYSQLAPLDLYREVNTGTNLPAQIELFATGGESYKFLFMAKGGGSANKSFLFQETKALLNPESLLRFLEQKIRNLGTAACPPYHLAVVIGGTSAEMTLKVAKLASARYLDSLPTAGNALGRAFRDPELEGKVLALTRTMGIGAQFGGKYFCHDVRVIRLPRHGASCPVGLAVSCSADRQALGKITADGIFLEQLETDPARFLPEVTDASLGGEVVRLDLNRPMAALRADLSRYPVKTRLALSGPMIVARDIAHAKLKERLERGEGLPDYFRDYMVYYAGPAKTPSGYASGSFGPTTAGRMDAYVELFQAQGASLVMLAKGNRSRAVTKACQQYGGFYLGSIGGPAARLAKDCIKHVEVLEYPELGMEAVWKIAVVDFPAFIVIDDKGHDFFAALNIDAHD is encoded by the coding sequence ATGACCGACTTCGCCTATCAGGAAATGCTGCCGCTCGGGGACGACACCACGCCTTATCGGCTCGTCACCACGGATCATGTCTCGACCGTCGCTACGCCGCTCGGGCGCTGGCTCAAGGTCGAGCCCGCCGGCCTGACGCGGCTGACGCGCGAGGCGATGCATGACATCGCGCACCTGCTGCGCAGCGGGCACCTCGAGCAGCTCTCGCAGATCCTCCAGGACCCGGAGGCCTCGACCAACGACCGCTTCGTCGCCACCGAGCTGCTGAAGAACGCCTGCATCGCCGGGGCGCGCGTGCTGCCCTCTTGCCAGGACACCGGCACGGCGATCGTGCTCGGCAAGAAGGGCCAGCGCGTCTTCAGCGGCGACGACGACGCCGAGGCGATCGCCCGCGGCATCTTCGAGACCTACCAGGACACGAGCCTGCGCTACTCGCAGCTCGCGCCGCTCGACCTCTATCGCGAGGTCAACACCGGCACCAACCTGCCGGCGCAGATCGAGCTCTTCGCCACCGGCGGTGAGAGCTACAAGTTCCTCTTCATGGCCAAGGGCGGCGGGTCGGCCAACAAGAGCTTCCTCTTCCAGGAGACCAAGGCGCTGCTCAACCCCGAGAGCCTGCTGCGCTTCCTCGAGCAGAAGATCCGCAACCTCGGCACGGCGGCCTGCCCGCCCTATCACCTGGCGGTCGTGATCGGCGGCACCTCGGCCGAGATGACGCTGAAGGTGGCCAAGCTCGCCTCGGCGCGCTACCTCGACAGCCTGCCGACCGCCGGCAATGCGCTCGGGCGCGCTTTCCGCGACCCGGAGCTGGAGGGCAAGGTGCTCGCCCTGACGCGCACGATGGGCATCGGGGCGCAGTTCGGCGGCAAGTATTTCTGCCACGACGTGCGCGTGATCCGGCTGCCACGCCATGGCGCCTCCTGCCCGGTCGGCCTCGCGGTCTCGTGCTCCGCCGACCGCCAAGCGCTGGGGAAGATCACCGCCGACGGGATCTTCCTCGAGCAGCTCGAGACCGATCCGGCGCGCTTTCTCCCCGAGGTTACCGACGCGTCGCTCGGCGGCGAGGTGGTGCGGCTCGACCTCAATCGCCCGATGGCGGCGCTGCGCGCCGACCTCTCGCGCTACCCGGTCAAGACGCGGCTCGCGCTCAGCGGCCCGATGATCGTCGCCCGCGACATCGCCCACGCCAAGCTCAAGGAGCGCCTCGAGCGCGGCGAGGGCCTGCCCGATTACTTCAGGGACTACATGGTCTACTACGCCGGTCCGGCCAAGACCCCCAGCGGCTACGCCTCGGGCAGCTTCGGCCCGACCACCGCCGGCCGGATGGATGCCTACGTCGAGCTATTTCAGGCGCAGGGCGCCAGCCTGGTGATGCTGGCCAAGGGCAACCGCTCGCGGGCGGTCACCAAGGCTTGCCAGCAATACGGCGGCTTCTACCTCGGCTCGATCGGCGGACCGGCGGCCCGGCTGGCGAAGGACTGCATCAAGCACGTCGAGGTGCTGGAGTACCCGGAGCTCGGCATGGAGGCTGTTTGGAAGATCGCGGTCGTCGACTTCCCGGCCTTCATCGTGATCGACGACAAGGGCCACGACTTCTTCGCCGCCCTCAACATCGACGCCCACGACTGA
- the efp gene encoding elongation factor P — MYDTSDFRKGLKVLIDGQPYIVVDFQFVKPGKGVAFTRARVKNMLTGSVLDKTYRSGEKLEPANIDERQMQYLYQEGENYCFMDQQSFDQVFVPGEILGDSAKYLSDNLEVSVVFFAERPVDVTLPNFVTLEVVETDPGFRGDTATGATKPARLSAGAVINVPLFVEQGEWLKVDTRTGSYVERVKR, encoded by the coding sequence ATGTACGATACCTCCGACTTCCGCAAGGGACTGAAGGTCCTGATCGACGGCCAGCCGTATATCGTCGTCGATTTTCAGTTCGTCAAGCCGGGCAAGGGCGTGGCCTTCACGCGCGCGCGCGTCAAGAACATGCTGACCGGCTCGGTGCTCGACAAGACCTACCGCTCCGGCGAAAAGCTCGAGCCCGCCAACATCGACGAGCGCCAGATGCAGTACCTCTACCAAGAGGGAGAGAACTACTGCTTCATGGACCAACAGAGCTTCGATCAGGTCTTCGTGCCGGGGGAGATCCTCGGCGACAGTGCCAAGTACCTCTCGGATAACCTAGAGGTCTCGGTCGTCTTTTTTGCAGAGCGCCCCGTCGACGTGACCTTGCCGAACTTTGTCACACTCGAGGTGGTCGAGACCGACCCCGGTTTCCGCGGCGACACGGCGACCGGCGCCACCAAACCCGCGCGGCTCTCGGCGGGCGCGGTGATCAACGTGCCGCTCTTCGTCGAGCAGGGCGAGTGGCTCAAGGTCGATACCCGCACGGGCAGCTACGTCGAGCGCGTGAAGCGCTGA
- a CDS encoding EF-P lysine aminoacylase GenX: protein MATARCLCAELGPERLAQGEAFVCGRVLGVDPARRELIVVDRSGRACVALPEPLPLPSPGDIARLELGPAWPACAAALQVLTPYRRAEPFPSPGADYYRLNAGTSSRAERLRLRARLLAAVRGFFDARGFVEIQSPQRVACPGLEPQLLAEPAGEGFLITSPEYQLKRLLVAGFEQIYFLGGCWRADERGPLHLNELCMLEWYQAYDELEALLLLTEALLRAVAQQVLGTLRLRWGGMEVDLGQPFRRLSVTQALRELAGLQLRGPLDDPRMLREAALAAGIGPFAADADYDEVFSRIVLERIEPALATMGAVFFTDFPAPLAALARRHPRDAALARRSELYVAGVELANAFEELTDPDEQLARLRADQALRARRGLPIYPIDQRFIEALREGMPPSSGIALGVDRLLLLLSGASHIDETVAFATPEL from the coding sequence ATGGCCACGGCACGCTGCCTCTGCGCCGAGCTCGGTCCCGAGCGCCTGGCCCAGGGGGAGGCCTTCGTCTGTGGGCGCGTGTTGGGCGTCGATCCTGCGCGGCGTGAGCTGATCGTCGTCGACCGCTCAGGTCGGGCCTGCGTCGCCTTACCGGAGCCCTTGCCGCTGCCGAGCCCGGGGGACATCGCGCGCCTCGAGCTGGGCCCCGCGTGGCCGGCCTGCGCCGCCGCTCTTCAGGTGCTGACGCCCTATCGTCGCGCCGAGCCCTTTCCCTCGCCCGGCGCGGATTACTATCGGCTGAACGCGGGCACCAGCAGCCGCGCGGAGCGGCTTCGCTTGCGCGCGCGTTTGTTGGCCGCCGTGCGCGGGTTCTTCGACGCAAGGGGCTTCGTCGAGATTCAGAGCCCGCAGCGCGTCGCCTGTCCGGGGCTAGAGCCGCAGCTCCTGGCCGAGCCGGCGGGGGAGGGGTTCTTGATCACCTCCCCCGAGTATCAGCTCAAGCGCCTGTTGGTCGCCGGTTTCGAGCAAATCTACTTTCTCGGCGGCTGCTGGCGCGCCGACGAACGCGGACCGCTGCACCTCAATGAGCTCTGCATGCTCGAGTGGTACCAGGCCTACGATGAGCTCGAGGCGCTGCTGCTGCTGACCGAGGCGCTGCTGCGCGCGGTGGCGCAGCAGGTCCTCGGCACGCTGCGACTGCGCTGGGGCGGTATGGAGGTCGATCTCGGACAGCCCTTCCGCCGCCTGAGCGTCACGCAGGCGCTGCGCGAGCTCGCCGGGCTGCAGCTCCGCGGGCCGCTCGACGATCCGCGGATGCTGCGTGAGGCCGCGCTGGCGGCGGGTATCGGCCCCTTCGCTGCCGACGCCGACTACGACGAGGTCTTCTCGCGCATCGTCCTCGAGCGCATCGAGCCAGCCCTGGCGACGATGGGCGCCGTCTTCTTCACCGACTTCCCGGCCCCGCTCGCCGCGCTGGCCCGCCGCCACCCGCGCGATGCAGCGCTGGCGCGACGCTCTGAGCTCTATGTGGCGGGCGTCGAGCTGGCCAACGCCTTCGAGGAGCTCACCGATCCAGACGAGCAGCTCGCCCGACTCCGTGCTGATCAGGCGCTGCGCGCGCGCCGTGGGCTGCCCATCTACCCGATCGATCAACGCTTCATCGAGGCGCTGCGCGAAGGCATGCCACCGAGCAGCGGTATCGCCCTCGGCGTCGACCGCCTACTGCTGCTGCTGAGCGGCGCGAGCCACATCGACGAGACGGTGGCCTTCGCCACCCCTGAGCTTTGA
- a CDS encoding ABC transporter substrate-binding protein, which yields MRASDAKSGPALGRSVRPRRAALLLLGLGLAGCARPPLHPAAPLLRPSAPSAVQPENESLAAGLAAARSGDYAGARCALGPWAEAGQEAAYPEALTALAQAEEATGAYLAAARHWSRLQALGRHEGERAYAARRVTQLVNEHLRPDELLALARADAPRADLAGTLARQRIAQRRAVAASSEQPGAARPPVIGVLWSASGPYRAIAESALKGALVAVGHPVTGTLAEVELVLRPLGSDAAMTAETLLREASPLALIGACGPAASAAVAVVAERHGLPWLSLAPAAAGRATPTTLRLLPDNAARARALADHAARARPRGRLIALAPESAFGREMARSFVERATLDGLRALRVLYYPPAAVAFRGIAAEVARLKPDVLFVADSAQRLALIAPSLALAGIGAASTAAPTAPIAGSGGPLLVATADGVGAEYLRHHARYLRGAVLAPGFYPVSADPLTTALMARYTARQGQAPRLIDALAHDAVLALRLRLATGAQTPAALSTALHRRPPAGMPMLTGPLFFEALGERGDQPQLYEVRDESVVPVSAAVVSPARGARRASTAAWQ from the coding sequence TGACGCTAAGAGCGGACCCGCGCTCGGCAGGTCGGTGCGCCCTCGAAGGGCGGCGCTGCTGCTGCTGGGGCTGGGGCTCGCCGGCTGCGCCCGTCCCCCCCTCCACCCTGCCGCACCGCTGCTGCGGCCGAGCGCCCCATCGGCAGTGCAGCCCGAAAACGAGAGTCTCGCTGCTGGGCTCGCCGCCGCACGCAGCGGCGACTACGCTGGCGCGCGGTGCGCGCTCGGCCCCTGGGCCGAGGCTGGCCAGGAGGCAGCGTACCCGGAGGCGCTGACGGCGCTGGCCCAGGCCGAGGAGGCCACGGGCGCGTACCTCGCCGCCGCGCGTCACTGGTCCCGGCTCCAGGCGCTTGGCCGGCACGAAGGCGAGCGCGCCTACGCGGCGCGGCGCGTCACGCAGCTCGTCAACGAGCACCTGCGCCCCGACGAACTGCTGGCGCTCGCCCGCGCAGACGCGCCCCGCGCAGACCTCGCCGGCACCCTCGCCCGGCAGCGGATCGCCCAACGAAGGGCGGTCGCCGCCTCCAGCGAGCAGCCAGGCGCTGCCCGGCCACCCGTGATCGGCGTGCTCTGGAGCGCCAGCGGTCCTTATCGCGCCATCGCGGAGAGCGCCTTGAAGGGCGCCCTCGTCGCTGTCGGTCATCCCGTGACGGGCACGCTGGCTGAGGTTGAACTCGTGCTGCGGCCCCTCGGATCGGATGCCGCGATGACTGCCGAGACCCTGCTGCGCGAGGCGTCACCCTTGGCGCTGATCGGTGCCTGCGGGCCCGCTGCGTCGGCCGCCGTCGCGGTGGTTGCCGAGCGCCACGGCCTACCCTGGCTCTCGCTGGCCCCCGCGGCGGCGGGGCGAGCGACGCCGACAACGCTGCGCCTGCTGCCGGATAATGCGGCGCGCGCCCGCGCCCTCGCGGACCACGCGGCCCGCGCTCGGCCACGGGGAAGGCTGATCGCGCTGGCGCCGGAGAGCGCCTTCGGTCGGGAGATGGCCCGGTCCTTCGTCGAGCGGGCCACGCTGGACGGCCTCCGAGCGCTGCGCGTGCTCTATTATCCGCCGGCCGCGGTGGCTTTTCGCGGGATCGCGGCCGAGGTCGCACGCCTCAAACCGGACGTGCTCTTCGTCGCCGACAGCGCCCAGCGCCTCGCGCTGATCGCCCCGTCGCTGGCCCTCGCGGGGATCGGCGCCGCCTCGACGGCCGCGCCGACCGCGCCCATCGCAGGGTCCGGTGGCCCCTTGCTCGTCGCCACCGCCGACGGCGTCGGCGCGGAGTATCTGCGCCACCATGCGCGCTATCTCAGAGGCGCCGTGCTCGCACCTGGGTTCTATCCCGTCAGCGCCGATCCGCTGACCACCGCCCTGATGGCGCGCTACACGGCCCGGCAGGGGCAGGCACCGCGCCTGATCGACGCCCTGGCGCATGACGCCGTCCTCGCCCTGCGCCTGCGCCTGGCGACCGGCGCGCAGACACCTGCTGCGCTCTCGACGGCCTTGCATCGACGCCCGCCCGCTGGGATGCCGATGCTCACCGGGCCGCTCTTCTTCGAGGCGCTGGGGGAGCGGGGCGATCAACCGCAGCTCTACGAGGTCCGCGACGAGTCCGTGGTACCCGTCTCGGCGGCGGTGGTCTCCCCCGCGAGGGGCGCCAGGCGCGCAAGCACGGCCGCGTGGCAATGA